A genomic window from Camelina sativa cultivar DH55 chromosome 2, Cs, whole genome shotgun sequence includes:
- the LOC109127639 gene encoding defensin-like protein 76: protein MQDKKHLHIFIAIAIVLLIVMAGKINAIDVHDAVCFRSECTSVCDQICLSKGFKNGWYCGTFRLHTGCCCLKEKEFYKKISPSEN from the exons ATGCAGGACAAGAAACATTTGCATATATTCATTGCCATAGCAATTGTTCTCTTGATTGTGATGGCAG GTAAAATAAACGCTATTGATGTTCATGATGCTGTTTGTTTTCGGTCAGAGTGTACAAGCGTATGTGATCAGATTTGCTTAAGCAAAGGGTTTAAAAATGGATGGTATTGTGGAACATTTAGACTCCATACTGGATGTTGTTGTCTTAAAGAGAAagaattctacaaaaaaatatctccaTCAGAAAACTAA